The Sphingomonas donggukensis genomic interval ACGATCGCGCTGGTGGTCGCGACCTTCGCGAAGGTGTCGGTGGTCATGATCGTCTCGGCGGCGGCCTCCCACGAACACGGCTCCGCGGCAAAGGCGGCGTCGAGCCCGGCCTCGGCCTTGTGGATCGGCAGCGGCACGCCGATCACCCCGGTCGAGGCGACGAAGACGTCGGAAGGGGCGCAGCCGAGGTGCGCGGCGGTCCGCGCGGCGATTGCCTCCACAGCGGCGCGCCCACGGTCGCCGGTGAAGGCGTTCGAATTGCCCGCATTTACGACCAGCGCCCGCGCCTTGCCCAGCACCAGCGCGCGGCGGCACCATTCGACCTCGGGCGAGGGGCATTTGCTCTGCGTCAGCACCCCCGCGACCGCGGTGCCTTCATTGAGCGTGACATAGGTCAGGTCGCAGCGGTCCCACGCCTTGTAGCGTGCCCGCGCGACGCGGCGGGTGACGCCGGCGATGTCGGGCAGCGTGGGCAGGGCGGCGGGGGCGAGGGGGGAGCGCGTCATGCCTGCCTCAATAGCTCCTCGGCCTCGCCGTGCAATCGCGGGCTTGCGGGACGGGTGGCTGGGCGATAGCCATCGGCGCGGGGGAGAATAACGATGCTGTTGCTTGCACTTGCGCTTCAGGTTGCCACGAATTTGCCGACGGCGGTGCCTGACGGCGACGCCTCGAACTGGCTGACCCAGGACGATTATCCGCCAAGCGCGATCAAGGCCGGGGCGGAAGGGACCGTCGCCGTTCGCCTGACGGTCGGGACGGACGGTCGCCCTGTGGCCTGCGATGTGACGTCCAGCAGCGGAACGGAGGAGCTGGACAGGGCGGCGTGCACGGCGATCGTGACGCGGGGCCGGTTCAAACCCGCGAAGACGCAGACCAGCTACACCCGGCGCGTCCTCTGGAGAATGCCCGACATGGCGGCGCCGATCGAGATAACGACCGCGAAGTTCCCCGACAGCGTCACCGAATTCGAGGTGACGAGCGATGCGGAGGGCCGGATCGAGGCCTGCCGCGTCGTGGTGAGGCCGTCGCCCGACTTCGACCCCTGTGCCCAGGCGCCGATCGGGCAGAAGGTGGACGGCGGCCACGTCCGCAACGGCAAGCCCGTGCGTGCCGTCCGGACGATGCGGTCGTCCACGACCACGCGGTTCATCGATTGAACGCGGCGGTGCCCACGCCCTTGATCGGGAGCGTTTCCCTGCCGAAATAGTTAGACGAGGGCGCTCGCCAGATTTATGGCCAGCGGCTCGACTGACGGAAAGTGCGCTTGGACCTGTTTCTCCTCCTGACCGCGATGCTGTGCGGATTGACGGGCCTGTCGCGCCCGGTCGATGCGCGCGTGCCGGCGGTGGAGGCGAGACGCGCGGTCGCGGCGGTGACCGTCGTCGCGAACACCGTGATACCGGTCGCTGTGTCGCGCCCCGATGGCTATGTCGCGCCGGCACCGCTGGCGCTCGACCTCGGCTTCGCGCGCCGCGTGGCGCCGCGCGTGACGCCCGAGCGCCGGCGCGAATAGACGCCTCGCCCCGTCGGGGCCTCCACGCCATTTTCGACATTTTCCGCGGGCCCGACAGCGTGGCCGCGCATCCCGTATCCGAAGGTATTCCCACATGCTCGGCGGCTTTGCCAAATCCCTGTTCGGCTCGTCCAACGACCGCTACGTCAAGTCCCTGAAGTCGGTCACCGACGCCATTGCCGCGTTCGAACCGCAGCTGCAGGCGCTGTCGGACGACGACCTGTCGCAGCAGACGCTTCGCTTCCGCGAGCGGCTGGAGAATGGCGAAAAGATCGACGCGATCCTGCCCGAGGCGTTCGCGACGGTGCGCGAGGCGGCGGTGCGCGTGCTCGGCATGCGGCACTTCGATGTGCAGATGGTGGGCGGCATCGTCCTCCACCGCGGCGAGATCGCCGAGATGCGCACCGGTGAGGGCAAGACGCTGGTCGCGACGCTCGCGGTCTATCTCAACGCGCTGCCGGGCAAGGGCGTCCATGTCGTCACCGTCAACGACTATCTGGCGGCGCGCGACGCCGGCTGGATGGGGCAGGTCTACAAGTTCCTGGGGCTGACCGTCGGCGTCATCGTGCCGAACCTGTCGGATGAAGAGCGCCGCGCCGCCTATGCCGCCGACATCACCTACGGCACCAACAACGAATTCGGCTTCGACTATCTGCGCGACAACATGAAGTACGACCGTGCGGCGATGGTGCAGCGTCCGTTCGCGATGGCGATCGTCGACGAGGTCGATTCGGTGCTGATCGACGAAGCGCGCACGCCGCTCATCATCTCGGGCCCCACCGACGACAAGTCCGAGCTGTACATGCAGGTCGATGCCGTCGTGAAGCAGCTGGCCGATAGCGATTACGAAAAGGACGAGAAGCAGAAGTCCGTCATCCTGACCGAGGACGGTACCGAGAATGTCGAACGCATGCTGGAGGCCGCGGGCCTGCTGCAGGGCGCGAACCTGTACGACTTCGAGAACACGCAGGTCGTCCATCACCTGAACCAGTCGCTGCGCGCGAACAAGATGTTCAAGGCCGACACCGATTACATCGTCAAGGACGGCAAGGTCATCATCATCGACGAGTTCACCGGCCGCATGATGGACGGGCGGCGCTGGTCGGATGGTCTGCACCAGGCGGTCGAGGCGAAGGAAGGCGTCGATATCGAGCCCGAGAACCAGACGCTCGCGTCGATTACCTTCCAGAATTATTTCCGCATGTATCCGAAGCTTGCCGGCATGACCGGCACCGCGGCGACCGAAGCGGCGGAATTCTACGACATCTACAAGATGAACGTCGTCACCATCCCCACAAATGTGCCCGTGCAGCGCGTCGATGAGGAGGACGAGTTCTACAAGGACACGCAGGACAAGTTCCGCGCGATCGCCAAGCGGATCGGCGAGCATGCGGAGAAGGGCCAGCCGGTGCTCGTCGGCACCGTCTCGATCGAGAAGTCCGAGATGCTGAGCGAATTCCTGCGCCAGGAGGGCGTCGCGCACGAGGTGCTGAACGCGCGCCAGCATGAGCGCGAGGCGCACATCGTCGCGCAGGCGGGACGCAAGGGCGCGGTGACGATCGCCACCAACATGGCGGGCCGCGGCACCGACATCCAGCTGGGCGGCAACCTCGAATTCCGCATCAACGACGAGCTGGCCGAGACGCCCGAGGGCGCCGAGCGCGAGGCCGCGATCAACCGCATCAAGGCAGAGGTCGCTGCCGAAAAGGCCGAGGTTCTCGCCGCCGGTGGCCTGTTCGTGCTCGGTACCGAGCGGCACGAAAGCCGCCGCATCGACAACCAGCTGCGCGGGCGCTCGGGGCGTCAGGGCGATCCGGGGCTCAGCCGCTTCTACCTCAGCCTCGACGACGACCTGCTGCGGATCTTCGGGCCGGACACGCTGTTCGCGAAGATGATGCGCAACAACATCGGCGATGGCGAGGCGATCGGCAGCAAGTGGCTGACCAAGGCGATCGAGACTGCGCAGAAAAAGGTCGAAGCGCGCAACTACGACATCCGCAAGCAGGTCGTCGAATACGACGACGTGATGAACGACCAGCGCAAGGTCATCTATGAGCAGCGCGCCGACATCATGGATGCCGACACCGTCGGCGACGTGGTGGTCGACATGCGTGCCGAGACGGTCAACGCGATCGTCGGCGATGCCTGTCCGGTCGGCAGCTATCCCGAGCAGTGGGACGTCGAGGGGCTGAAGGAAAAGGCATCGACGATCCTGGGCGTCGAGCCGCAGGTCGATGCCTGGCTGCTGGAGGATGCGATCGATCCCGAGATCGTCGAGGAGCGCATCCGCACGCAGGCCGACGAGGTGGTCGATACCAAAGCGAAGGACTTGGATACAGAGACGTGGACGGGGATCGAAAAGTCGATCCTGCTCCAGAACCTAGACCATCACTGGAAAGAGCATCTGGCGATGCTCGATGCGCTGCGTCAGGTCGTGCACCTGCGCGCCTATGCGCAGAAGACGCCGCTCAACGAATACAAGCAGGAAGCGTTCGCGATGTTCGAGCGCATGCTCGGCAACATCCGCGAGGATGTGACGCGGACGCTCGCCTTTGCGCAGTTCCGCGTACAGCCGCAGGATTTCGGGGACTTCGGCGCGCTGCCCGATCTGCCCGACTTCATCACCAGCCATATCGATCCGTTTTCCGGCGAGGACAATTCGGCGGATTGGGACGCGGGCAGCGCCGGACTGCTCACCCAGACGCTGCCGCCGCTGTCGATCCCGCAGCCCGACGGGACCGCGATCGGTGAGGATCCGGAAAGCTGGAAAGGCGTGGTGAACCGCAACGCGC includes:
- a CDS encoding energy transducer TonB; translated protein: MLLLALALQVATNLPTAVPDGDASNWLTQDDYPPSAIKAGAEGTVAVRLTVGTDGRPVACDVTSSSGTEELDRAACTAIVTRGRFKPAKTQTSYTRRVLWRMPDMAAPIEITTAKFPDSVTEFEVTSDAEGRIEACRVVVRPSPDFDPCAQAPIGQKVDGGHVRNGKPVRAVRTMRSSTTTRFID
- the secA gene encoding preprotein translocase subunit SecA, with amino-acid sequence MLGGFAKSLFGSSNDRYVKSLKSVTDAIAAFEPQLQALSDDDLSQQTLRFRERLENGEKIDAILPEAFATVREAAVRVLGMRHFDVQMVGGIVLHRGEIAEMRTGEGKTLVATLAVYLNALPGKGVHVVTVNDYLAARDAGWMGQVYKFLGLTVGVIVPNLSDEERRAAYAADITYGTNNEFGFDYLRDNMKYDRAAMVQRPFAMAIVDEVDSVLIDEARTPLIISGPTDDKSELYMQVDAVVKQLADSDYEKDEKQKSVILTEDGTENVERMLEAAGLLQGANLYDFENTQVVHHLNQSLRANKMFKADTDYIVKDGKVIIIDEFTGRMMDGRRWSDGLHQAVEAKEGVDIEPENQTLASITFQNYFRMYPKLAGMTGTAATEAAEFYDIYKMNVVTIPTNVPVQRVDEEDEFYKDTQDKFRAIAKRIGEHAEKGQPVLVGTVSIEKSEMLSEFLRQEGVAHEVLNARQHEREAHIVAQAGRKGAVTIATNMAGRGTDIQLGGNLEFRINDELAETPEGAEREAAINRIKAEVAAEKAEVLAAGGLFVLGTERHESRRIDNQLRGRSGRQGDPGLSRFYLSLDDDLLRIFGPDTLFAKMMRNNIGDGEAIGSKWLTKAIETAQKKVEARNYDIRKQVVEYDDVMNDQRKVIYEQRADIMDADTVGDVVVDMRAETVNAIVGDACPVGSYPEQWDVEGLKEKASTILGVEPQVDAWLLEDAIDPEIVEERIRTQADEVVDTKAKDLDTETWTGIEKSILLQNLDHHWKEHLAMLDALRQVVHLRAYAQKTPLNEYKQEAFAMFERMLGNIREDVTRTLAFAQFRVQPQDFGDFGALPDLPDFITSHIDPFSGEDNSADWDAGSAGLLTQTLPPLSIPQPDGTAIGEDPESWKGVVNRNAPCPCGSGNKYKHCHGALV